Proteins co-encoded in one Cataglyphis hispanica isolate Lineage 1 chromosome 4, ULB_Chis1_1.0, whole genome shotgun sequence genomic window:
- the LOC126849058 gene encoding uncharacterized protein LOC126849058 → MKEHGNKHPAEPAAKTLKSLLKKPGQTKAKSQKHRVVINEKLNEFFAADYIILIKEECCADYEEDCDCCYQEHEFMRLGNCKECRAELNLHFGLGNGRYGEMPRGVEQTLRETAARPGIHGKGQQGREDSQEDDDEEDEEEADDGEEEEDDEEEREDEEEDEVENGKTERTTTSVEGKNASERKDAEDAAKGRPRSKETAQDSSQEENGSVVPPPPTPPPRHEQQETLSPPEGYKDVCSNSEIANETEQRTCTECNYQQQATQECDSQAKDHGNKVDTQDSKDTMHEDCQRNLQERLDKQQRASLPDLHHRYLVETITMTTVTERRIVREISEEERKDCYGRPDTDKDKNVCDVPKDNGFNPALCPGTGVHENAGQLIAPRCNESDVTEEIEHANAKNPTTGNDKREATVEAERISDQTTTTTTTVGEQSREQDAKELSLMFKLGNVSLASNSLKPNSAVRQLFPNPKFISPPPAPANKATCPEHSQDAEAQKFLITAESLRLFDAVKKSTIPGGSYESPECESSNSIKRSIERNTLRRSLIGKYNTISRKKNLRPKNLSLEERIRQLTCVDQDDENVTDTTDSSDNTISGTGDAKYQSGDLSIRTSPLGEERPMCESLPASGASTEITATSTMVPTRSSSLTTMTTTAMTTTAASTMTSMNTHGHNSTLGMPMLVTDNPSNPQSSTYRKITDLFAHKKNIQSNLPDLGIGGRNLLAKECQSKNPLTKMNSDVRRQLLASLAPLSCVAVNNSDNQEDYYRNESRILANRESINYNSDSSYSLEDIEAVLNGEDRKYAGQPDVTRCTPIGSRPDIGDNAADELLAFVEQDKSRMERIKRRYNESEDRYAFINGYHSEDKAVNTSSNENYDSKGIKNHDAQVDNEQEDDDDDELNDYGFNRRPSVTGIKQQYEVTNDVTHRPRSCVGAANNFNDARPSSMYLPMYCDVNGDKIDAKSLLAADGDETIPISADAYAAVGSFERDTNTINRINTMQRQIDDIYQTIAESTAVTANIQGVSEHATYLENTVPRQFVVRTPSGDGGAHLYAEHRNGHHYFQEQHQLSNTRMLRIAGGGDDVAGAIYTNSLSKMQRRNPPVTIANYHCNVLPGGAVPNTTKCYRTMYFVPYSGISDPTYQNLQRILPPHSSPNYASHIERYPYPRLNKTNQQQQALYYNANRSATSHSNLNTSPPVPPPPPPPPPLASVSSPNSLQGGQQALHLHIHPHPQTEEAFRSPNMAFSPVPHSAVHHPMQFHHHQHQHQHHHGGEMASYRVMTQQSPPSYTVIAPSRCIPASNQDGYPLYPAHLARGNTVVGAAADVQTQTITVSAASSYSSSSSSSSSSSSSSSSSSSSSASALSSSSSTASATVAPLKCTGISNKSCEQPILGASYNGAQSATGNAAPLVCSTSTTTTAVSSMMPMQLSRAVNTCAVTERGVPEGAASLPTRDYQQSSSSANPTPHVLLMSNSYVDPNAGLMSTPTNTTNTVYYAMNV, encoded by the exons ATGAAGGAACACGGAAATAAACATCCGGCGGAACCGGCGGCGAAGACGCTCAAGTCGCTGCTGAAGAAGCCCGGTCAGACGAAGGCCAAGTCGCAGAAGCATCGCGTGGTGATCAACGAGAAGCTAAACGAGTTCTTCGCGGCCGATTACATCATACTGATCAAGGAGGAGTGCTGCGCCGATTACGAGGAGGACTGCGACTGCTGCTACCAGGAGCACGAGTTCATGCGGCTTGGCAATTGCAAGGAGTGCCGGGCGGAATTGAACCTGCACTTCGGCCTCGGCAACGGCAGATACGGCGAGATGCCGAGGGGGGTTGAGCAGACGTTGCGCGAGACCGCCGCGCGTCCTGGAATCCACGGCAAGGGTCAGCAGGGTCGCGAGGACTCGCAggaggacgacgacgaggaggaCGAGGAGGAGGCGGACGACggcgaggaggaagaggacgaCGAGGAGGAGCGGGAGGACGAGGAGGAGGACGAGGTTGAGAACGGCAAGACGGAGAGGACGACGACGTCGGTGGAAGGGAAGAACGCGAGCGAGCGAAAGGACGCGGAGGACGCGGCGAAGGGACGCCCCCGATCGAAGGAGACCGCTCAGGATTCTTCTCAGGAGGAGAACGGGAGCGTGGTTCCGCCACCACCGACGCCGCCACCGCGGCACGAGCAGCAGGAAACGCTCAGCCCGCCGGAGGGTTACAAAGACGTCTGCTCCAACAGCGAGATCGCCAACGAGACGGAGCAGCGTACGTGCACAGAGTGCAATTATCAGCAACAGGCAACGCAGG agTGCGATTCGCAAGCGAAAGATCATGGAAATAAGGTGGATACACAAGATAGCAAGGACACGATGCACGAGGATTGTCAAAGAAATTTGCAAGAAAGACTGGATAAACAGCAACGGGCATCTCTCCccg ATTTGCATCATCGTTATCTCGTGGAAACAATAACAATGACAACTGTTACGGAGCGGCGTATCGTGCGGGAAATTAGCGAGGAGGAGCGAAAGGATTGCTACGGACGACCCGACACGGATAAAGACAAGAATGTTTGCGACGTCCCGAAAGATAATGGTTTTAATCCGGCGCTTTGTCCCGGGACAGGCGTTCACGAGAATGCAGGGCAGTTGATCGCGCCGCGATGTAACGAGTCGGATGTCACAGAGGAAATCGAACACGCGAACGCCAAAAATCCTACGACGGGCAATGACAAAAGGGAGGCGACAGTGGAAGCGGAACGCATCAGCGAtcaaacgacgacgacgacgacaacggtGGGCGAGCAATCGCGCGAGCAGGACGCGAAAGAGTTGTCCCTTATGTTCAAGCTGGGTAACGTGTCCCTCGCCAGTAACAGTCTGAAGCCGAATTCCGCGGTGAGACAACTTTTTCCTAACCCGAAGTTCATCTCGCCACCGCCGGCACCTGCCAACAAAGCGACTTGCCCGGAACATTCTCAAGACGCGGAGGCGCAAAAGTTTCTGATCACCGCCGAGAGTCTACGGTTGTTCGACGCCGTGAAAAAATCGACGATTCCCGGCGGCTCGTACGAGTCACCGGAATGCGAATCGTCCAACTCGATCAAGAGATCCATCGAGCGGAACACGCTGCGTCGGAGTCTGATCGGCAAGTATAACACGATATCGCGCAAGAAGAATCTACGGCCCAAGAATCTGTCGTTAGAGGAGCGAATCAGACAGCTCACGTGCGTCGATCAGGATGATGAGAACGTGACGGACACGACGGACAGTTCCGATAACACCATTTCTGGTACGGGAGATGCCAAGTACCAGAGCGGAGATCTCTCGATACGAACGTCACCGTTGGGCGAGGAACGGCCTATGTGCGAATCGCTGCCGGCGAGCGGGGCGTCGACGGAAATCACTGCCACTTCAACGATGGTCCCGACAAGATCGAGCTCtctgacgacgatgacgacaacAGCGATGACGACGACAGCGGCCAGCACGATGACGTCCATGAACACGCACGGGCACAATTCGACGCTCGGAATGCCAATGCTGGTGACAGACAACCCATCGAATCCTCAATCGTCCACCTACCGGAAGATCACGGATCTGTTTGCGCACAAGAAAAATATCCAGTCGAATTTGCCCGATCTCGGGATCGGCGGAAGGAATCTCCTCGCCAAGGAATGTCAGTCCAAGAATCCATTGACGAAGATGAACTCGGACGTGCGAAGGCAATTGTTGGCAAGTCTGGCGCCGCTTTCTTGTGTCGCCGTCAATAATTCCGATAACCAGGAGGATTATTATCGAAACGAATCCAGGATATTGGCGAATCGCGAGTCGATAAACTATAACTCGGACTCGTCGTATAGTTTGGAGGACATAGAGGCGGTTTTGAACGGCGAGGATAGAAAGTACGCCGGTCAACCTGACGTGACAAGATGCACACCGATAGGCAGCAGACCTGATATTGGCGACAACGCCGCTGACGAGTTGCTTGCGTTTGTCGAGCAGGACAAGTCAAGGATGGAGCGGATAAAACGCCGCTATAATGAGTCGGAGGACCGTTACGCGTTCATTAACGGCTATCATTCCGAGGACAAGGCCGTGAATACGTCGTCCAACGAGAATTATGACAGCAAAGGCATCAAGAATCACGACGCTCAGGTGGACAACGAGCaagaggacgacgacgacgacgagctcAACGATTACGGCTTCAATAGGCGACCGTCGGTGACGGGTATCAAACAGCAGTATGAAGTTACTAACGACGTTACCCATCGACCGCGATCTTGCGTCGGTGCGGCCAATAACTTCAATGACGCGAGACCGAGCTCAATGTATTTACCGATGTACTGCGACGTGAACGGCGATAAGATCGATGCCAAATCGCTACTGGCCGCCGATGGAGACGAGACGATTCCCATATCTGCTGATGCGTACGCCGCGGTAGGAAGCTTCGAGCGAGACACGAACACGATCAATCGCATAAACACGATGCAGAGACAGATCGATGATATATATCAGACCATCGCCGAAAGCACGGCGGTCACGGCCAACATTCAGGGTGTCTCCGAGCACGCGACCTATCTGGAGAACACGGTACCGCGGCAGTTTGTCGTCAGGACACCGTCCGGTGACGGCGGCGCACATCTGTACGCCGAGCACAGGAATGGTCATCACTACTTCCAGGAGCAGCACCAGCTCTCCAACACGCGCATGTTGCGTATCGCGGGCGGCGGCGACGATGTCGCGGGCGCGATATATACCAACAGCCTGTCAAAGATGCAACGTCGTAATCCACCGGTAACGATCGCAAATTATCACTGCAACGTACTGCCCGGCGGTGCCGTACCCAATACCACCAAGTGTTATCGCACCATGTATTTTGTGCCGTACAGCGGCATATCGGATCCCACGTATCAGAACTTACAGCGCATCCTGCCGCCGCATTCCTCGCCAAATTACGCCAGTCACATCGAACGATATCCGTATCCTCGTCTGAATAAGACGAATCAGCAACAACAAGCGTTGTACTACAATGCGAATCGTTCTGCCACGTCGCATTCCAATTTGAATACATCTCCGCCCGTACCGCCCCCTCCCCCGCCACCACCGCCGCTCGCGTCCGTCTCGAGTCCGAACTCCCTGCAAGGTGGCCAACAAGCCTTGCACCTACATATACACCCGCACCCGCAGACCGAAGAAGCCTTTCGATCGCCCAACATGGCGTTCTCCCCCGTGCCGCACTCGGCGGTGCATCATCCCATGCAGTTCCATCATCATCAGCATCAACATCAGCATCATCATGGCGGCGAAATGGCATCGTATCGGGTAATGACGCAACAATCGCCACCTTCGTATACAGTAATCGCGCCCTCGAGATGTATACCAGCAAGTAATCAGGACGGCTATCCGTTGTATCCGGCACATTTGGCACGTGGTAACACTGTCGTCGGCGCCGCGGCGGACGTGCAAACGCAGACGATCACAGTCTCGGCCGCCTCATCGTACTCGTCCTCCtcatcctcgtcgtcgtcatcgtcctcctcttcctcatcTTCATCGTCGTCCTCAGCGTCCGCTTTGTCGTCATCTTCGTCTACCGCTTCGGCCACCGTCGCTCCCCTCAAGTGCACCGGAATCAGCAACAAGAGCTGCGAACAACCAATCTTGGGGGCGTCTTACAACGGTGCGCAATCAGCAACGGGCAACGCCGCTCCGCTCGTGTGTTcaacgtcgacgacgacgacggccgTATCCTCGATGATGCCGATGCAACTGTCACGAGCTGTCAACACGTGCGCGGTAACAGAACGCGGGGTCCCCGAGGGCGCCGCTAGCCTGCCCACTCGGGACTATCAACAATCGTCTAGCTCGGCGAACCCGACGCCGCACGTCCTGCTGATGTCCAATTCTTATGTCGATCCCAACGCCGGTCTTATGTCCACCCCGACCAATACTACTAACACTGTATACTACGCCATGAACGTTTGA
- the LOC126849101 gene encoding cdc42 homolog codes for MQTIKCVVVGDGAVGKTCLLISYTTNKFPSEYVPTVFDNYAVTVMIGGEPYTLGLFDTAGQEDYDRLRPLSYPQTDVFLVCFSVVSPSSFENVKEKWVPEITHHCQKTPFLLVGTQIDLRDDAATIEKLAKNKQKAISNEQGEKLAKELKAVKYVECSALTQKGLKNVFDEAILAALEPPEPVRRRRCTIL; via the exons ATGCAGACAATAAAATGTGTCGTAGTGGGAGATGGAGCAGTTGGTaaaacttgtttattaatttcatacaccacaaataaatttccatCGGAATACGTTCCAACAGTATTTGACAATTATGCAGTCACTGTCATGATTGGCGGTGAGCCATATACATTAGGATTATTTGATACAGCTG GTCAGGAGGACTATGATCGTCTGCGTCCATTAAGTTATCCGCAAACTGATGTATTTCTTGTTTGCTTCTCAGTTGTATCTCCATCATCGTTTGAAAATGTTAAAGAAAAG tGGGTACCCGAAATAACACATCACTGTCAAAAAACACCGTTTTTGTTGGTCGGCACGCAAATTGATTTACGGGACGATGCAGCAACAATTGAAAAACTTGCAAAGAATAAGCAAAAAGCAATTTCAAATGAACAAGGGGAAAAGCTTGCTAAGGAATTAAAAGctgtaaaatatgtagaatGTAGCGCTCTTACACAg aaaggTCTCAAAAATGTCTTTGACGAGGCAATATTAGCGGCTTTAGAGCCTCCAGAACCTGTTAGAAGAAGAAGGTGTACCATTTTGTAG
- the LOC126849091 gene encoding polyglutamine-binding protein 1 isoform X1, producing the protein MPLPAALAARLAKRGLISGSEKHESAKKETKKKVHEEVIAEDYDNTKEEINQIDISQKFMGYSGCPNKYNIYHECTKKCKELWGLGHVQPSDKYLKRQMKLIQKYPLPDTWKAVYDPGCGQHYYWDWSSDLVSWLPPGHPKCQISQPAPQLREELHLKAGDQDDNMSSDDSASDQEQMEVDESDVRKDRKIENRTRYKGPDNKRVQRSDRSDAKDKKDRTLDPMDPASYSDIPRGKWSDGLARHNEAKTGADTTASGPLYQMRPYPSPGAVLRSNRVNKTESDSANKPKVAFPEKPE; encoded by the exons ATGCCTTTGCCAGCTGCCTTAGCGGCACGTCTTGCGAAAAGAGGATTAATTTCTGGATCTGAAAAGCATG aatctgcaaagaaagaaacgaagaaaaagGTACACGAAGAAGTAATAGCTGAAGATTATGATAatacaaaagaagaaattaatcagattgatatatcacaaaaatttatg GGTTACAGTGGTTGTCCTAATAAATACAACATTTATCACGAATGTACAAAGAAATGTAAAGAATTATGGGGATTAGGACATGTACAACCTTCGGACAAGTATTTAAAACgacaaatgaaattaattcagAAATATCCTTTGCCAGATACTTGGAAAGCAGTTTATGATCCTGGATG TGGACAACATTATTATTGGGATTGGTCATCTGACTTGGTATCTTGGTTACCACCAGGTCATCCCAAATGTCAGATATCACAACCAGCACCCCAGTTACGTGAAGAATTGCATTTAAAGGCAGGTGATCAAGATGATAACATGTCAAGTGATGACAGTGCTAGTGATCAAGAACAAATGGag GTAGATGAAAGTGACGTTAGGAAAGATAGAAAGATTGAAAATCGTACAAGATATAAAGGACCAGACAATAAAAGAGTTCAAAGATCTGATAGAAGTGATGCTAAAGACAAAAAAGATCGTACATTGGATCCTATGGATCCAGCATCTTATAGTGATATTCCCAG agGAAAATGGTCAGATGGATTGGCTAGACATAATGAAGCCAAGACTGGTGCTGATACAACCGCATCAGGGCCTCTCTATCAAATGAGGCCATATCCCAGTCCGGGTGCGGTGCTGCGTTCAAATAGAGTTAACAAAACAGAATCAGACTCGGCAAATAAACCGAAGGTTGCGTTTCCCGAAAAACCGGAATAA
- the LOC126849091 gene encoding polyglutamine-binding protein 1 isoform X2, whose protein sequence is MGYSGCPNKYNIYHECTKKCKELWGLGHVQPSDKYLKRQMKLIQKYPLPDTWKAVYDPGCGQHYYWDWSSDLVSWLPPGHPKCQISQPAPQLREELHLKAGDQDDNMSSDDSASDQEQMEVDESDVRKDRKIENRTRYKGPDNKRVQRSDRSDAKDKKDRTLDPMDPASYSDIPRGKWSDGLARHNEAKTGADTTASGPLYQMRPYPSPGAVLRSNRVNKTESDSANKPKVAFPEKPE, encoded by the exons atg GGTTACAGTGGTTGTCCTAATAAATACAACATTTATCACGAATGTACAAAGAAATGTAAAGAATTATGGGGATTAGGACATGTACAACCTTCGGACAAGTATTTAAAACgacaaatgaaattaattcagAAATATCCTTTGCCAGATACTTGGAAAGCAGTTTATGATCCTGGATG TGGACAACATTATTATTGGGATTGGTCATCTGACTTGGTATCTTGGTTACCACCAGGTCATCCCAAATGTCAGATATCACAACCAGCACCCCAGTTACGTGAAGAATTGCATTTAAAGGCAGGTGATCAAGATGATAACATGTCAAGTGATGACAGTGCTAGTGATCAAGAACAAATGGag GTAGATGAAAGTGACGTTAGGAAAGATAGAAAGATTGAAAATCGTACAAGATATAAAGGACCAGACAATAAAAGAGTTCAAAGATCTGATAGAAGTGATGCTAAAGACAAAAAAGATCGTACATTGGATCCTATGGATCCAGCATCTTATAGTGATATTCCCAG agGAAAATGGTCAGATGGATTGGCTAGACATAATGAAGCCAAGACTGGTGCTGATACAACCGCATCAGGGCCTCTCTATCAAATGAGGCCATATCCCAGTCCGGGTGCGGTGCTGCGTTCAAATAGAGTTAACAAAACAGAATCAGACTCGGCAAATAAACCGAAGGTTGCGTTTCCCGAAAAACCGGAATAA
- the LOC126849077 gene encoding sodium/potassium/calcium exchanger 3-like, whose amino-acid sequence MTISIALTILIILTFAPDNADLGFTRFNEEVSPAVSILENFSKHGPRSNNTRENDRLQYDSAPFDERITEVVKQDNVPTSNCSDRSINEFPEVFPLEERRRGAVILHVFFGLYCFILTAFVCNDYLLPTLDIICTRLSISSDVAGATFLATASCFPELFVNVVGTFLTESDLGVGTVMGGAVFNTFATPACGALSAIHAIQLEWRILTRDCIIYVISVATLVIVMWDGVIKLYEAIILMVLFVTYLTILFCGKCFVRWHNKLAHLYTDKNRSTNFPEKEIPKDKEEPMPDGLYRPYFHGELVAEYRKKSVASNGGRKSSSKTNDVEAAQNHVEQAEEYVEPDTPFVWPTGGNLAKLWFCFVWPLKLILFVTVPDSRYKRWRNWYLITFVMCVIWIAISSYLTSWMTTVLGDTIGIPDSVMGITFQAAGGNMPELVSIVILSKQGNGDMAMSNTLGANTLDILLCLGLPWMVKIFKDKKDIRIISDALRYSVLSIIVCVIAFYTVTAFCKYCLNKKVGIICLILYTIFLVFALLFELNVFFPVNLPMCPS is encoded by the exons ATGACTATCAGTATCGCGCTGACGATACTTATAATTCTTACCTTCGCGCCTGACAACGCAGATCTAGGATTTACGCGATTTAACG AGGAAGTTTCGCCTGCAGTCTCGATTCTCGAAAATTTCTCCAAGCACGGTCCACGTTCAAACAATACTCGCGAGAATGACCGGCTCCAATATGATAGTGCGCCGTTCGATGAGCGTATTACGGAGGTCGTGAAACAGGATAACGTTCCGACGAGCAACTGCTCGGATCGTTCGATCAACGAGTTTCCGGAGGTGTTTCCGCTGGAGGAGCGTCGTCGGGGAGCGGTAATACTTCACGTCTTCTTCGGATTATACTGCTTTATCCTGACGGCGTTCGTCTGCAACGATTACCTATTACCCACCCTCGACATCATATGCACGCGCCTCAGCATCAGCAGCGACGTCGCCGGGGCTACTTTCCTCGCTACCGCGAGCTGCTTCCCCGAGCTATTCGTCAACGTCGTGGGCACCTTCCTGACCGAGTCCGACCTCGGTGTCGGCACCGTGATGGGCGGCGCGGTCTTCAATACTTTCGCCACTCCAGCATGCGGCGCGTTATCGGCGATTCAC GCAATACAATTAGAATGGCGAATATTAACTCgggattgtataatttatgtgaTATCGGTCGCCACCTTAGTGATCGTAATGTGGGACGGCGTAATCAAGTTGTACGAAGCGATCATCCTCATGGTACTGTTCGTCACTTATTTGACGATACTGTTTTGCGGCAAATGCTTTGTGCGTTGGCATAATAAACTGGCGCACCTGTACACTGACAAGAACCGCAGTACGAATTTTCCCGAAAAAGAAA TTCCTAAAGATAAGGAGGAACCAATGCCTGACGGCTTGTATAGACCGTATTTTCACGGAGAACTCGTGGCCGAATACAGAAAGAAGAGCGTAGCGAGCAACGGCGGTCGCAAGTCTTCCTCGAAGACTAACGACGTAGAAGCGGCGCAAAACCACGTGGAACAAGCGGAGGAATACGTGGAACCAG ACACGCCCTTTGTATGGCCGACCGGAGGTAACTTGGCAAAACTCTGGTTCTGTTTCGTCTGGCCGTTGAAACTAATCTTGTTCGTTACCGTACCGGACAGCAGGTACAAACGATGGAGAAACTGGTATCTGATAACATTTGTCATGTGCGTAATATGGATCGCGATATCGTCCTACCTGACGTCGTGGATGACGACCGTACTCGGCGACACCATCGGGATCCCGGACTCCGTGATGGGTATCACGTTCCAAGCCGCCGGTGGCAATATGCCGGAGCTCGTCTCGATCGTGATACTCTCGAAACAAG GCAACGGAGACATGGCGATGAGTAATACGTTAGGCGCAAACACACTCGACATCCTGCTGTGTCTCGGTTTACCGTGGATGGTAAAGATATTCAAGGACAAGAAGGACATCAGGATCATCTCGGATGCTTTAAGATACAGCGTGCTTTCGATCATCGTGTGCGTCATCGCGTTTTATACGGTGACTGCGTTCTGTAAGTATTGCTTGAACAAGAAAGTGGGCATCATCTGCCTGATATTATACacgatatttttagttttcgcTCTATTGTTCGAACTAAACGTCTTTTTCCCTGTGAACTTACCTATGTGTCCTTCTTAA